TGCTGATCACATGACCAAATATGAATTTGTTATACTCTTAATCCAATAGTGGAGAATTAATCCATCAAGTGTGTATTTTGTGTGGCTGAGATCAATCCATCTACTGGCTGATATTTTGATTCAAAAGTTAAAGTTGTCTCTCTAGCTTTCTGTCTTCTTCACTTCTCTGTCTCTCTGCCTTTGTAACACCCCTCGAAAATTTTCCCTACGATTCGTACCTTTCTTGTACACGTGTAAGGTAGAACTCAAGTATTGTGAAGCAattgcatgagtaagatgagtctttgagaaattgagcagcgttagaggtgatgtggggtcatgaaggacccctaggaccaagctaagttcAAAAGATTcgttgtggctaagttttaggatgagtccGTATatgggtcgacttctaacgaccctatattttgaaagaaatctaggtggcccacgacccaccaaattaaaggtcgttgagtcttctttgcaatgccaccaagaatgtacattttggagtttggagtcaaaagatacgacgatcctaagatgaactagcacagcagagtttttcaggcctgggttgcaattgctggaaaactgggcttggcgccgcagtggcgcgatgcgccactatcgcgccagaaacatgcctcagtagtttgggctctagcgcggcgcgccactaaaagttgtgcagggtttttcaagccaaatttccaggaCCCAAGagcaatggccttggcgctgtaagggcgcgatgcgccactatcgcaccaagaatgtgcctcagtagtttggtccttgacgcggtgcgccactatgaggtgtgtaGGTTTTTAGGCGAAATCAGCCTAGCGCTGCaatggcgtgatgcgccactatcacacCAGGAgaattttagcctattttcagaacttttgaggaggggcaattttgaaacttacccaaattatatatgtattacccttggtcttttgggaacacatttttacagcctcactctctctctaaaagccctaggagcttctctctctctctctctctctctcttcttcttcttcttcttccccattcccaacaagaagagttccaagagcttcaagatttgagttctccattgaagactcaacatcaaggttttcaagtcttcactaaggtatgtaaggctatctaaaacatgggttgagtccacccatgtgccctactcttgttttgaggttagatgtccatgaaaatggagtttcttggtatggtttatgtttgaatgagtcgtgtccccaatttatttgattctatatgtgttgatgttgttgagctaggAAATTCCTAagatgagcccttatgtgagtatgagttgatggaaatgagttgttaaatatgttttattgatcttcttaactatgtggattatgataaaagatgttattttcttaaaaagtgTGTCCTATTTTAAagtgtgatttaaagtcttgaagttgtgatgagtctcaaggatttctcaaatggatggagtaaatgattggttatgtctatatgttgctataaatgtgcttttaaacttcttttgaaggatatgattgagattgatcggatagtatgattgagagagatttgagcgtgatagagttgatgagttgacaaggttgtaatgagacttgtcgatatgatttgattgagttaattggatggagttttatgagcattgagtcttggaaagagtattgagcaccgtattgggcaagagtatagtccatactcgaacccaataactacgtcgccaaacgtaggaggggattgaaccgttaaagtcggatgcttccccaagatgtttgtcctgacattataggacttggttggattggatccatgattggttgattcgttcatccctggcaaagtatgaacggatgcggcaacaacgtcggtttgttgtactttcactggctcataagtgatggttgtcgggtaagagaaactcccaaattggcCTTGCTAGTATTCTGAGTcatattgagttgaattgtatgtgattggtcccatctaaatcatatccttgtttagacttaggacatgtgattgagttgttatcccttttgagttgagattccgagttgactgattctttcttgatgttcattgtattcggccattttacatactcgtacattccatgtactgatgccagttggcctgcatcatttcatgatgcagagacaggtactagagatcatcaaccggcgctccattgaagatccacatgcACTTCtcgctagttggtgagtccttctagttcccagaggatgttgagccttcttgtacagttttgttgtcatttcccttattttgattgttggtagccatggacttgtcattggcaccttttagactttgatagaggcttcatagactggagtgtagggaggttgaacggttattttgaggagtcttatcaTATTTGTTTGTCGAGTTgatgaatgtttggccttcgtcccctatattgtgaatagtatttcattaattgagtttccgctaagagaatgtgattgaatgaatgtgtgactggaccaggtagttcgctcggaggtcagaaatggccttcgggtgccggttacgtctagggtatcctcccggggcgtgacagccTTCTtcacttctctctctctttatccTTGTTCCATCTTCTTCATTGTTCTTTCTCTCTTCTCCTTTGTTTTCTGTACTCCAACAATAGGAAAATGCCAAACGAGAATGAGCTAGTGAATATCATCTAGTTTCTCCGTCCCAAAAAATAAGAGTCGATCTAACTAAAAAAATTTCCTAAAACAAGTGTCGATTcaaaaatttaacataaaaaatagtaattatTGTTAATTATATTCTTATATTAAAGAACTACTTCTTAATAATACTTATTTCTCAAGAAATATCTAATAAATATGTAAAAGTAACTTAGCAAACAATACCATGTATTTATTATCATCCTTAATGAACGTGAAATGAGTTAAAAACACTCATTTTGAAACGAAAAGAGTAATATCTAATTCCATTTGTATTTTTCAGAGAATCcacaagaaaaaaaacattaaaagGAAGTTAGAATAATAATCGTCAAAACAAATATCAACCAAAAAAAACCCATATTTAGATCACATACCCAACATAaataaatgctaaaaaatgatCTTGTCTTACAAAAGATTTActaacatttattttgtggagatGTCCAAAATGATCCCTGAATTTGgtcttaaaataaaaaatgactcCTAAATATTATCGTAGGTCACCAAAATGGCATTCAACATTATTTCTCCaagttttcaaaaatagaaggcatgaaaatttggaaaatcatatttatacttagttattatatttaaaagttgagttacctaaatattttatttatacaaattaaataaaatcctTCTGATTAATGACAAAACTAAAGGTTCATCTTATTTTCAAGTGTTCTACCTCATAAATTTCCACATTGGTCACTTTTGTTTAAGACAAAATTGTTTGAATTCCTTCTAAAAGATTCATGCAATAAATATTCATAGTCTGTCTTTGTTACAATCaaatataaaattgtcaagAGAGAAGATAATACTAATTTTTATCGAGAAGAGAGAATGTGTTGCAATAGAGGAGCAGAGGGGCAAGTTTATATTGCCTACTGTtgaaattaatactaaaatttagaaaataggATTAGAAAAATTATAATGTTAAAGTCACTATTATATAATTAGATAATTTTACTAGAATCTTACTgaattatcattttatcattaaCCAAAACCATACAACCGTAAACCAAATAATAACACAACAATTAATCCAATATCCTAAtataatagtatttttttttcgaTTGGATTATGGCACATTCAGCCATTCAGGCCCATGCCAAACTAGTAAGACCTTCTTATTAATGAACAAAGATAACCTactttgacttttttttattttggatgGGATAATTTTCAAACTAGTAAGGCCTTCTTATTAATGAGTCACTGAAAAGAGATAAAGAGAaatgcattttttaaaaatttgaaaccATTTGCTagaatataaagttgaaatattTCTATTCTGAATATTGGAAAAGGTATGATCATGTTAATCTCACCATTATGAGTTTTgacagaaaaaataaatataagcaTACAGTTGAATGCagttttcatgatatgatatagtTATTATAAAAAGTTAAGAACTTacgataacaacaataacatactcaatataattttataaataaggaTTGAAAAGTATGATCTATACATAATCTTAcccttattttaaaaaatttacaaaCACTTCTAAGTGATTTAAATATCAAACTTATATAAAGTTAATTAAAGACAAATAATGAAGTATGGTTTTCTAATACACACtgacataaaattttaatacgTTCTCATACTATTCTTATTTTGTGAAATATTGCACTTTCGTTGATTGACGTTAGAAAGCATCATAAaattacatataaatttatggtgATTTTCATTGATGAATTTGTGTTGATTGTTTATGCCGCTATGATTTCTGACATCtacaaatttaaatatgaaGTTATTTTGGTAACTGTATAgagattattaaaaaaaaaaaatgtgtctGTTACATAAGGTGAAAAGTATAGATAGAGGAAGGTGCAGATGAGGTGTGCACCTTATAATTAGTGAAGAAAGGCTCACATGCAATACATTTCATTTTATGTTTGCatctcataaataaaaatatgtaaaaaaaaaaagtatctaATAAGACCAATTATTTATCTTCGTAGGTTTAATAAAATTCAATCATCTTGACATTGATAAATAAGTCACTCATGAAATGAACCACGTGGATTATTCGTATAAATTTGTTCTTTATTCATTCCTTTTTTATCTACtcaaaactttaatttaataagatTGTATATTATTTACAAAATCATATATTACATAACTTGATTTACCTGTGCACTCACATGATATGAGACTAGTCAATATTACTTTAAAAATATGATCTCCTAAATTAAAAAGTTAAATTACTAAAATAATTGTAACAATTCATCCAATCGTTATGGAGTGATTAAGGTCATAGTACCCTTGTTTCCCATAGTGAAAATGAGCTAATAGGAACTCACATATGGAGAggtttaaaaactaaaaattcatGTGTAATCCTAATGAATTGTGATTGTTGTGTTGTATTGTGTTCCGTTAGGGGGTGACTGTCACACCCTGAGTCTATACCCTGGGCGCAGTCGACACTCAGAatcattgttggtcccaagcgAACTTTTGGTCTGACTTACTACTATACTAAATACTATAATAATTATGTGTAAGCTTTTAAAAGATGAGCATGCAGTAACTTTAGAAACAAACTCAAATACTTTATTTAAAGATATGAAAATTTGAACTGTGTGTGTGTGAAACAATACTGAAAGTTATAACTCGACTGGCTCATCTATTAAGCCTTTAACATACTGAAGATAGGTTGTCAGGACAAGGTCCCATGCTACTTGAATACTCTACTAATAATATATACCAACTATTAAGACTCAAGATAAATTGGAGCCCTTCAAAAGCATGGGGGTCTCACCAAAACCTAGATGAAAATAGTCTTAATGATGTGTCTGTTGTCATGAGTACCTGAATCttcatcataaaacgatgcaacGCCGTATGGTGTCATTTCATGgaatgtatggtatgtaaaatagctgagtgAAACAACTGTCTAAAACTGAACATACTAAGCTGAATGAGTAAATCTAAATATAGACTGAAACAAAGTCAACTGAATAGTAAATCATGCATGTGTGCATtaacaataaaatttaaaaattgaatatatgcAATAATAGCAAATGCTGAGAATATTATAACTTCACTTTTTggggggagtttctctaaccgacaaccatcacttagcATTGTGAAGATATAACGTCTTGCCGATATTGCCAGAGCCATCCTATACTTTGCTCGGATAAAGAATGGATTGAACTAATGGATCCAATCTCTGAGCCCTTACTAGAGCCTTTTTGAGGAGTCGCACGGATGAACaacacgatcctatcctacactgTCAGTGCAGATATGGGATTTAGATTATCTGAACTGTCACCCAATTCTGTGCTCAGTACTAGTCCCAAAACATGCACTATGCTCAATAACTGTAAAGATGTCTCACATTAGAGGAAAAACTGAAAATATGATACTTGGAGTCTATGCTCAATAATACTTCTTTACAATTGAACTGAACTTAACTTTAAAACTTGACTTTGCTTTTCTGAAAATCTTACTGTGCTTTCTCAAATCTGAGACATGCTTTCTTTAAAACTGAACATGCTTTTCTTTAAGAATCTGTCTAATACTTTCTTTATGAAAATATGCATCTTGATGCAAaattatactttcttgaaacacTTTTAAAATATTGCACTTAAAGCAAactatactttcttgaaattcatctttaaaatcttgaaacttactttactcatgaaaataatgcatatgaaatattatgatagttttcaaataattttggCTAGAAAGAGGTCCATGTGGTATAGTAAGCATGAACCATGAATTAAAAGATCATTAATAATATGAATTAGAATAATTTCGATAATGAAATCAAGAATCAACAATAGAAAATAGAGagaatttaaaattatgaaCTTTGGGATAATACCCCAAGCTTTGATCTTACTAATTGAAATTGTAGATATAGGGCGTGAGGAAGAACTTCGTTCCTCactatgatagccttacataccttaaatgtCCCACAAATTAACCcttaattgaagaagaacaatcaaaaaccctttcttgaaattcttggatttatttcTTGAAAATCCTATGCTCAAGAGTTAAGATTTCTATCAATGATTTATAAATAGATGAAGAAATTTGAGTTGGAAAGCTTGAAATCCATCGAGAAGGAGAAAACCACTTGCAGGGCTTGAAAGAATGGTTAAAAGTGAGAAAAGTTGGACTGAAACCCACTTAAATGATTTCCCACCGCCCAATCGGCGTTTGACCGATGAAACACCTATTCAAAATTGTTCAACGCCAGTGAAACATacgttaaaaataaaaaaaaaaactcttaattTTTTCTCAACTGGTTCTAGACTGATGTTTCACCAGTTTAGAATTGTTCAACGATGGAGAAATGCATGTCCAAGACAGAATGTGTGACAAAACTAAAACAACCATAACTTATGACTCAGACCTCGATTTGACGCGAGGCCGGCAACATTGAAAAAGACTCaaaaatctttaatttgataggtaatgggACACATAACTCTTCATATTCTAAGAGATGTGcccgtttgaagttgacccaagtaaaatttTGTATGTAACCTCAATCTGTAAGGAagttttcaactcaactttgtgctagaagattcttatgaccttaattcatcttcAAAATACTTCCCACAAttatgaattgatcttgacaCCTATGCACAATTATTAATCACTCTATATAAAGTCATATGAATACATAGAATGTTCAGATCTTAGCTTAGGAATTTTCGGAGTGTTACAGTAATCTACTGATCTAGACCTCTGTAAGAAATTTTAAAGACTACGAGTGAGTTCATAGCATGTATTTCTATGTGCTTTCACACAAGAAGTATCCATACAAACTAATTATCCAATCATTCCCATGACTCTATGGGCTATTTTTCAAGGGTGCAATTAAATCATTCCATGATACCTAGTCAAATGTTAAAAAATCGATGGTAGGATTTCTTGATTAAATCTTCATGATATATATTCTATACCTTGAGATTCTCAGATAAAATCCATGATGAGcttatatacaacaacaacaacaagcagcccagtatagtcccaccatgtgaGGTCTGGGGAGGGCAGAGTGTACACAggcctaacccccaccttgaaaggtagggcggctgtttccgaaagaccctcggcttaagagagaagaacaagagagtAGAAACAAGGGAAACAAGACACGGGTCACTAGAGCTAAGCATatcaaaaacaatataaaaatatgagaaatgagAGCgagaaagtcagggtaggaaagaccggaaagaaaggagcattaactactatagataaataggATATCCAAAGTAAACCGGACCAacaaatataagcagtaatcaaATGCAGGAATCaaatgttaataaacaaatgagcaaaactacgactactatggagaaaagataAGCCACCTAacccactatcttagtctgagtcctccacagcctcctatctaaggtcatgtcttcggtgagctgcaactgtaccatatcatgtctaatcacctcttcccaataaTTCCTCGGCCTCCCTTTGaccctcctgaaaccgtccatagccaacctctcgcacctccgcactggagtatctgtgtctctcctcttcacatgcccaaaccatctcagtctcgcttccctcTTCTTGTCCTCCAtcgatgccactcccaccttgtctcgtATATCTttattcctaattctatccatcctagtatgcccacacatcaaCCGCAGCATTCGTATTTCCGCGACTTTCATCTTTTGGACATGAAGTTTTTTGATTgaccaacactccgccccgtacaatagagtcggtctaaccaccactttgtagaacttgcctttgagttttgatggcactttcttgtcacacagcactccaGAGGagagcctctatttcatctaCCCTGCACCAATACGGTGTGCAATAtcgtcgtcgatatccccatcttcctgtataatagacccaagatacttgaagcttcttttcttttgaatggactgagtaccaagcctcacttccccatCAGCCTCACGTGGCAAGCCATTGAacctgcactccaagtattctatcttggtcctactcaatttaaatcctttagactccaacgtctgtctccaACCCTCTAGCTTGTCGTTAACTCCGTtgcgagtctcatcaatcaggactatgtcatccgcgaacaacatacaccaaggcacctcaccttgtatttgtcttgtcaattgatccatcacccgggcgaatagaaacgggctaagagctaatccctggtgcaaccccatcgtgacaggaaagtgctccgagtcccctcctaccgtccttaccctggtcttagctccattgtacatgtctttaatcgctctaatgtacgccacaggtatacatttcgcctccaagcatctccataggacctcTCTTGGCACTTTGTCATAGGctttttctaggtcaatgaatatcatATGTAAGTCCCTCTTTcgctccctatattgctccaccaATATCCTTACAATATGAATGGATTCTGTAGTCGAGTGCCCCGGCATGAATCCAAACTGGAGGATAAACTATattatcttaaaaaataattctattgTTGAGTGAAAACAAAGAGTCTAAATTCTAAACACAATATAGAGATTACTATTCTAATCTGAAATCTTAGTGACACAAGAGTAAACACAAAAGCGTTCTAGTTCATATACATCAATAttgattaaaagaaaagaaatctgGTTCAGGaatacatatatttatgtaGCCAAAACTTCATCACTGGGACAATTCTGCCTCTTCAAATTTTGTTATTAAGGAATCTCATTAGTCTCCTTTGTGAGTCTTCACAAGACAGGTTCTGCAAATGGGCGAAGAAACAACCTCAAAATTcaccttggagtcatttgagaTGTTTCGCACCTCAGATTCTCGTGCACAAGTGATAGAAACTGAAGTTTATACCTGATAAAAGCAATAGAAAATACAAAGAAGACACAAGTATTCAGGGGCGGAACCAGAATATTTGATAAGAgggttcaaaaaaattaaaaattaaacacgcgaagaaatcaaaataaacaCAATTTTCTATTGAAAGTGCAAGTATATTACTACAACTGTACACGATGAGGTTTCatttcttgaaatatttttataataacatCATTAGAGATCCTATTAAACACATCTTTTTCTACATAAAGCACCAAGCAACCACTAAAATAACTCTCATTCAAGAGGGTAGTTTGAATGCTTCTTTGTCTGAACTAATCTTTTTGAAAGATCACAAAGTTCTTTCAACGGATGCAGTGGCAACTGGCAAGAGCAAGGCAAGTTTCACTAAGAGGAATACAAGAGGGTAGTTTGAATGCTTCTTTGTCTGAACTAATCTTTTTGAAAGATCACAAAGTCCTTTTAGATCGGAGAACCTTTCATCAAGATCACGAACATCAATAATGTAACTCGCAAGTTGATTCTCAAGAACCCCCATACTAAATTCATCAAAGTCATCAGGATAATGTTCAggcattctcattatttttttgagatcAAAACTAGAAAATGAGTCAATTGGATTTAAACAAGCAATTCCATGAAACAAATCAGTCGTTACTTCATCAAAACGATAAGAAAGCTCTTGAATTTGCCAATCAATAACTTTGCAAAACACTTCAACGTAATAACGGTGTGAGATAGTACAACCAGCAAGTTTACGCCGTGATCTCAAAGAGGTAAAGTACGGCTCATCTAACTTAGGTATCAAAATTTGATACTTGATACAAAATTTAGATACTTTATCAATAAGCGAACCCCATTCTTCCTCTCTTAACTTTTGCAACTTTTTCTTTGCTACTTGAACAAGTAGCATGGCATTTACGATATCTTGCTCTTTTTTCTGTAAGTATTTGTTAAGCTTATCTGTGATCTCTAAAATATCTCTCAtcaaatataatatgaatgcaacatcaaatgTTTGACATGCTCTGAGAAATCCCATTGCCTTGGCACTTTCATCGGGACAATgtgaatcaacaacaatatcattaaGTACATCAACAATTGAACCAAACATAAGAATAAAGTTACTAAAAGATTTGTAGTGGGATCCCCAACGAGTATCACAAGCTCTAGTAAGACCAAATTCTTGATGCAAGCCTCTACCAGTTTCAAGTTCACCTATATCTAATGCCTCTTGAACTCTTTTCTTTTGAGATTCTCGATATTCATCCATGCATTTAAAAGAAGCTCCCAACATAGTCAAAATACTTGAAACCAATAGTACAAGCTCCCCCACTTCAACACACTTTTTAGAAACCGCAACAAGACTTAGTTGAAGTTGATGAGCAAAGCAATGAACAGAATGAGCCGATCTACTTTCTTGCTTAATCAACATTTCAAGGCCATTGATTCTACCTTACATATTACTTGCCCCATCATAACATTGTCCACGTACATAAGAAAGACTCAAGGAATGTTGAGCAAGTAAATTAACAATTGCTTCTTTTAGAGATGATGCACAAGTATCTTGAACATGAATAATGTCAATAAGTCGCTCCATCACAAATTCCATTatatcaacatatcataaaaCAACGGCCATTTGCTCCTTGTGCGATACATCAAAAGATTCATCAACCAACAAGGCAAAGTAATCACCATTTAATTCTTCTATGATAGCCTTAATTGTTTCAATTTTGCATGCAGTCACAATTTCTTTTTGAATCATTGGAGAAGTCATCAGATCATTTTGTGGAGCATGTTTCAATATAAAATCTTTAATGTTATCACACCTTTTAGAATACCatgaaagaattttaaaaaaattacctcTGTTAAGTGATGATTTAGATTCATCATGACCTCGAAATGTCAATCCTTGATTCAAAAGAAGCCTTACAACATCAACTAAAACAGTTAAGCAGAGCCAATACTCATGCTTAAATTGAGAATCTTGCCTAGTGTAGATTGAATAGATTGTTCTTGTCGCACTAGATCTTCACAATTCTTTCTTGCCTGATTCTGATTGTTATTTCCGCCACCAACATGTTTTTTAAGACTCTTCTTTTTTTGCCAACTCCTAAACCCTATGGTCGAAAATACATCACCCCCTCCTTGATGAATATTATCATTTGCAAATACATTGCAATTCAAACAAAAGACTGTATCTTTACTTTTACTATACTCTAACCAATTAGAATACTCACTAAACCACTGAGGATTAAAACGAGCATGTCTCTAGAAACTTTTGTTTTAGGATACTCTTTAAGTCGAGGTTGACAAGGACCTCTCCTAAGGTATTCTCTTCGAATGACATCACGTTGATTTGGATGAAAGTCCAAGATTTGAGTTCTTTCACTCGGATCATGCTTTAAAGAATTCAAATCAAATTCTTGAGAAGAAAGCAATGGTACTTCTGAGTGGTTGACATTTTCTTCTAGATTAGGTTGATCATGAGAGTCCAAACTTGATTTTGGAACTTTGGTAAAATAATTCTTCACTTACT
This sequence is a window from Solanum dulcamara chromosome 10, daSolDulc1.2, whole genome shotgun sequence. Protein-coding genes within it:
- the LOC129905047 gene encoding uncharacterized protein LOC129905047: MDEYRESQKKRVQEALDIGELETGRGLHQEFGLTRACDTRWGSHYKSFSNFILMFGSIVDVLNDIVVDSHCPDESAKAMGFLRACQTFDVAFILYLMRDILEITDKLNKYLQKKEQDIVNAMLLVQVAKKKLQKLREEEWGSLIDKVSKFCIKYQILIPKLDEPYFTSLRSRRKLAGCTISHRYYVEVFCKVIDWQIQELSYRFDEVTTDLFHGIACLNPIDSFSSFDLKKIMRMPEHYPDDFDEFSMGVLENQLASYIIDVRDLDERFSDLKGLCDLSKRLVQTKKHSNYPLVFLLVKLALLLPVATASVERTL